One window of the Archangium primigenium genome contains the following:
- a CDS encoding DUF47 domain-containing protein, whose protein sequence is MFEKLMPRTDGVFNAFDAQCAITLEGVRILHELMSDYRDVPARVEALSRVGAEGDSAANVAIERLHAAFITPFDRTHIHSLLSRIDEVLDFSRAAAARLQFHELPERLPEAAELTGLLLLTTDKVREVVGTLRRIQQPEPILAGCKAIKQLVSKADETLAAGMGRLFKSGMDHLTVLKWREVYELIETATDKCRDAANVVEGVVLAYA, encoded by the coding sequence ATGTTCGAGAAGCTGATGCCCAGGACGGACGGTGTCTTCAACGCATTCGATGCCCAGTGCGCCATCACGCTGGAGGGCGTGCGCATCCTTCATGAGCTGATGAGCGACTACCGGGACGTACCCGCCCGGGTCGAGGCGCTCAGCCGGGTGGGGGCCGAGGGCGACTCGGCGGCGAACGTGGCCATCGAGCGGCTGCACGCGGCCTTCATCACGCCGTTCGATCGCACGCACATCCACTCGTTGCTGTCGCGGATCGACGAGGTGCTGGACTTCTCGCGGGCGGCGGCGGCGCGGCTGCAGTTCCACGAGCTGCCCGAGCGCCTGCCCGAGGCGGCCGAGCTGACGGGCCTGTTGCTGCTGACCACGGACAAGGTGCGCGAGGTGGTGGGCACGCTGCGGCGCATCCAGCAGCCCGAGCCCATCCTCGCGGGCTGCAAGGCCATCAAGCAGCTGGTGTCCAAGGCGGACGAGACGCTCGCGGCGGGCATGGGCCGGCTCTTCAAGAGCGGCATGGACCACCTGACGGTGCTCAAGTGGCGCGAGGTCTACGAGCTCATCGAGACGGCCACGGACAAGTGCCGGGACGCGGCCAACGTGGTCGAGGGCGTGGTGCTGGCCTACGCCTGA
- a CDS encoding Ig-like domain-containing protein, with protein sequence MSIPSFARMALGAMCLLLACDAPLQDTAVASRSHTEAPLVAPIEPPAPLPVPGDGELILPAGEDTVPPVTAITDPVSGSTHYQPVFIWATASDNVGVTRVEFYANNTLLKTLTGSTYFYGWDTKFSPPGLYTLTTRAYDAAGNVATSNPVYIQVARDSVPPSVTCTAPAPGATVSGVVKIEASASDDLGVRRVDFYVDAAGGSGGTRIGSVTTPPYSIGWDSTSLADGSKTLRCEAWDVGLNSQSASVQVVTSNPQTVTYDALGAPRCRLGVAFCDTRNLTLGQGSQGKEPNYPNTLSATRCADGIYGSLHYGPSVDRIVVYPRDGSTSPLHEGQLVRADVTIWADSGTGGYPSDRLDLYLAPDYRAPVWKHLTTLTPSGKDQQKLGITFTLPPGDTQVLRASLRKVYDPLAPCAAGLYVDNDDLLLDVLPAVPDAEPPQLAWAAPLAHATVQGTTPLVLQVSDNTRVSLVKIFRANESTPVATIRQAPFTASWDTFSLPDGPYTLTAQAYDSSGNLSTATIDVVVDNDHEAPTVTLTAPVPQEILSGVYTFKVDTSDNSPLARVQYLAGGEMIGESTTPPFDFSFDTAWLARPSMTFSARAYDIWGNRANSQDVVATLAHPNRVSWSSSLKVPVCLQDTSRCSTEALLDSAHHGEPNYPNTIDGCTDYAYYAWSPDYSIDSMVVRSKDGGPLTRGKPARLRVTYWYFTSKPVGLAIYYRGAVSGTSWSLLHSRSPDRYSGYGTQSVELDFTPSATSSQVVLRAQLATSTASCVSSGVDDRDQDDLVLNLK encoded by the coding sequence ATGTCCATTCCTTCTTTTGCTCGCATGGCCCTGGGGGCCATGTGCCTGCTGCTGGCGTGTGACGCGCCGCTCCAGGATACGGCGGTCGCGTCACGGTCTCACACGGAGGCGCCGTTGGTGGCGCCGATCGAGCCACCCGCGCCGCTGCCCGTGCCCGGTGACGGGGAGCTCATCCTGCCCGCGGGAGAGGACACCGTTCCGCCCGTCACGGCGATCACCGACCCCGTATCGGGAAGCACCCACTACCAACCGGTGTTCATCTGGGCCACGGCCAGCGACAACGTGGGCGTGACGCGGGTGGAGTTCTACGCGAACAACACCCTGCTGAAGACCCTGACCGGCTCCACGTATTTCTATGGCTGGGACACGAAGTTCTCGCCACCGGGGCTCTACACCCTCACCACCCGGGCCTACGATGCCGCCGGCAACGTGGCCACCTCCAACCCGGTCTACATCCAGGTGGCGCGAGACTCCGTCCCCCCCTCGGTGACCTGCACGGCGCCAGCCCCGGGCGCCACCGTGAGCGGCGTCGTGAAGATCGAGGCCTCCGCGAGCGACGACTTGGGCGTGCGACGGGTGGACTTCTACGTGGACGCCGCTGGCGGCAGCGGTGGCACGCGCATCGGCAGTGTCACCACGCCGCCCTACAGCATCGGGTGGGATTCCACGAGCCTCGCGGATGGAAGCAAGACGCTGCGATGCGAGGCGTGGGATGTCGGGCTGAACAGCCAGAGCGCCTCCGTCCAGGTCGTCACGTCCAACCCCCAGACGGTGACCTATGACGCGCTGGGAGCGCCCCGGTGCCGGTTGGGCGTGGCCTTCTGCGACACCCGGAACCTGACCCTGGGCCAGGGCTCCCAGGGAAAAGAGCCCAACTACCCCAACACCCTGAGCGCCACGCGCTGCGCGGACGGCATCTATGGCTCTCTTCACTACGGTCCTTCCGTGGATCGCATCGTCGTCTATCCCCGCGATGGCTCCACCTCGCCCTTGCATGAGGGCCAGCTCGTCCGCGCCGATGTCACGATCTGGGCGGACAGCGGCACGGGGGGCTATCCGTCCGATCGGCTCGATCTGTACCTCGCCCCGGACTATCGCGCGCCCGTCTGGAAGCATCTGACCACGCTGACGCCCTCGGGAAAGGATCAGCAGAAGCTCGGCATCACCTTCACGCTGCCGCCCGGGGACACCCAGGTGCTGCGGGCCAGTCTCCGCAAGGTGTACGATCCCCTCGCCCCCTGCGCGGCGGGCCTGTACGTCGACAACGACGACCTCCTGCTGGATGTCCTCCCCGCCGTCCCCGATGCCGAGCCCCCGCAGCTGGCCTGGGCCGCGCCGCTGGCCCACGCGACCGTCCAGGGCACGACGCCCCTCGTCCTCCAGGTGAGCGACAACACCCGCGTGTCGCTCGTGAAGATCTTCCGCGCCAACGAGTCCACGCCCGTGGCCACGATCCGGCAAGCGCCCTTCACGGCGTCCTGGGACACGTTCTCGCTTCCCGATGGGCCCTACACCCTCACCGCCCAGGCCTATGACTCCTCGGGCAACCTGAGCACCGCCACGATCGACGTGGTGGTGGACAACGATCACGAGGCGCCCACGGTCACACTGACCGCCCCCGTCCCCCAGGAGATTCTGAGCGGGGTCTACACCTTCAAGGTGGACACGAGCGACAACTCGCCGCTCGCCCGCGTGCAGTACCTGGCGGGCGGGGAGATGATCGGCGAGAGCACCACGCCGCCCTTCGACTTCAGCTTCGATACGGCCTGGCTGGCCCGTCCCTCCATGACCTTCAGCGCCCGGGCGTATGACATCTGGGGAAACAGGGCGAACAGCCAGGACGTCGTCGCCACGCTCGCCCATCCCAATCGCGTGTCGTGGAGTTCCAGCCTGAAGGTTCCCGTCTGCCTCCAGGACACCTCCCGCTGCTCGACCGAGGCGCTGTTGGACAGCGCCCACCACGGCGAACCGAATTACCCCAACACGATCGATGGCTGCACGGACTACGCTTATTATGCGTGGTCGCCTGATTACTCCATCGACTCCATGGTGGTCCGCTCCAAGGATGGCGGGCCCCTGACCCGAGGCAAGCCCGCGCGACTGCGGGTGACGTATTGGTATTTCACGAGCAAGCCCGTTGGCCTGGCCATCTATTACCGAGGCGCGGTCAGTGGCACGAGCTGGTCCCTGCTCCATTCCCGGTCCCCGGACAGATACAGTGGCTATGGGACGCAGAGCGTGGAGTTGGATTTCACGCCGTCCGCGACCTCCTCCCAGGTGGTCCTGCGCGCGCAACTGGCGACGTCCACGGCGTCCTGCGTGAGCAGTGGCGTTGATGACAGGGATCAGGACGACCTGGTCTTGAACTTGAAATAG
- a CDS encoding PIN domain-containing protein → MAPSPMTLVLDTNVALDLLVFDDPAVRPLVGALEAGDVTAWADAATLGELKYVLAYPSFALDPEAQAAAYARYLRLVRVVEDPAPPSTLPRCRDRADQKFLELAARVRATWLVSKDKRVLSMADRVGLPFGILASRHLSRHLPPARTG, encoded by the coding sequence GTGGCCCCGTCTCCGATGACCCTGGTGCTCGACACCAATGTGGCGCTGGATCTGCTCGTCTTCGATGACCCCGCCGTGAGGCCGCTGGTGGGCGCGCTAGAGGCCGGGGACGTCACCGCCTGGGCCGATGCCGCCACGCTCGGAGAGTTGAAGTACGTGCTCGCCTATCCCTCCTTCGCGCTCGACCCCGAGGCCCAGGCGGCGGCCTATGCGCGCTACCTGCGGCTCGTGCGTGTGGTGGAGGACCCCGCGCCCCCGTCCACCCTGCCCCGCTGCCGCGACCGGGCGGACCAGAAGTTCCTCGAACTCGCCGCGCGCGTGCGCGCCACGTGGCTCGTGAGCAAGGACAAGCGCGTGCTGTCCATGGCGGACCGGGTGGGCCTGCCCTTCGGCATCCTCGCCTCCCGGCATCTGTCCCGTCACCTTCCCCCCGCGCGGACTGGATGA
- a CDS encoding CotH kinase family protein, with the protein MTRPPRLRALASLALALTSACGVTGEALPEGWSEASHGKNASPAYDVVFPSAQVLRFELTLTPEAWRTMQDDMTGMLGAFGAGGGPGGGAPGGGGGGAPGGGGGGAPGGGGVPAELTQPCEGKAAGDACTATFMGGTFTSTCGTFMGGAQLVCQPQGGPGGGGGGGPGGGAADLIPNTPVYVPATLRFGDKAWPSIGVRMKGNSSLAETWRSGVGKLPLRLHFDKFEDDHPETLDQRFYGFKKLSLGNGAADASLMRDKVASDIFRESGVPAPSTAFVALYVDHGEGAQYWGLYTLDEDPDNNALLDRHFGNHKGALYEADGTGARWGAFDEASFDIQADDTGMGWAPVQEAIAALHADRTDAAAWRAGLEAKLDVPGFLQWLAVNTVLQNWDAYGAMAHNYFLYADPQDNQRLHWITWDHDRAMGQAMGQAAALDQSSADATWPLIRFLLDDPTYAALYTRYALDAANGLVAPAALQARLQAAHALIAPYVVGSTPEQTGYTFLASPQAFEEAVSGANGLMGFAARRQGEVRAALGTSP; encoded by the coding sequence ATGACCCGACCTCCGCGCCTGCGTGCCCTCGCCAGCCTCGCCCTTGCCTTGACCTCCGCCTGTGGCGTGACGGGGGAGGCGCTCCCCGAGGGCTGGAGCGAGGCCTCCCACGGCAAGAACGCCTCGCCCGCATATGACGTCGTCTTCCCCTCGGCCCAGGTGCTGCGCTTCGAGCTCACCCTCACGCCGGAGGCCTGGCGGACCATGCAGGACGACATGACCGGCATGCTCGGCGCGTTCGGCGCCGGGGGCGGCCCGGGCGGCGGTGCCCCGGGCGGCGGCGGCGGGGGCGCGCCCGGTGGGGGGGGCGGTGGCGCCCCGGGCGGCGGCGGCGTGCCCGCGGAGCTCACCCAGCCCTGCGAGGGCAAGGCCGCGGGGGACGCCTGCACCGCCACCTTCATGGGCGGCACCTTCACCAGCACCTGCGGCACCTTCATGGGCGGCGCCCAGCTCGTGTGCCAGCCCCAGGGCGGCCCCGGCGGAGGCGGTGGCGGCGGGCCTGGCGGAGGCGCGGCGGACCTCATCCCCAACACGCCCGTGTATGTCCCCGCCACCCTGCGCTTCGGGGACAAGGCCTGGCCCTCCATTGGCGTGCGCATGAAGGGCAACTCCTCGCTGGCCGAGACGTGGCGCTCGGGCGTGGGCAAGCTGCCGCTGCGCTTGCACTTCGACAAGTTCGAGGACGACCACCCGGAGACGCTGGACCAGCGCTTCTACGGCTTCAAGAAGCTGTCGCTCGGCAATGGCGCGGCCGATGCGTCGCTGATGCGGGACAAGGTCGCCTCGGACATCTTCCGCGAGTCCGGCGTGCCCGCGCCCAGCACCGCCTTCGTGGCCCTCTACGTGGACCATGGCGAGGGCGCCCAGTACTGGGGCCTCTACACGCTCGACGAGGATCCGGACAACAACGCGCTGCTCGACCGCCACTTCGGCAACCACAAGGGCGCGCTCTACGAGGCGGATGGCACGGGCGCGCGCTGGGGGGCCTTCGACGAGGCGTCCTTCGACATCCAGGCGGATGACACCGGGATGGGCTGGGCGCCCGTCCAGGAGGCCATCGCCGCGCTCCACGCGGATCGCACCGACGCGGCGGCGTGGCGCGCGGGCCTCGAGGCGAAGCTGGACGTGCCGGGCTTCCTCCAGTGGCTCGCGGTGAACACCGTGCTGCAGAACTGGGATGCCTACGGCGCCATGGCGCACAACTACTTCCTGTACGCGGACCCCCAGGACAACCAGCGCCTGCACTGGATCACCTGGGACCACGACCGCGCCATGGGGCAGGCCATGGGACAGGCCGCCGCGCTGGACCAGTCGAGCGCCGACGCGACCTGGCCGCTCATCCGCTTCCTCTTGGACGACCCCACCTACGCCGCGCTCTACACGCGGTACGCCCTGGACGCGGCCAACGGGCTCGTGGCCCCGGCGGCGCTCCAAGCCCGGCTCCAGGCGGCGCACGCGCTCATCGCGCCCTACGTGGTGGGCAGCACGCCCGAGCAGACCGGCTACACGTTCCTCGCCTCGCCCCAGGCCTTCGAGGAGGCGGTCAGCGGCGCCAACGGCCTGATGGGCTTCGCCGCCCGGCGCCAGGGCGAGGTCCGCGCGGCCCTCGGCACGTCACCGTAA
- a CDS encoding bifunctional metallophosphatase/5'-nucleotidase → MPPESESKPVSRGMNPWRRASGVLALSLLGSLTGCEKNPPPPPASNTPAQPTPPPAAPKTVTLLITGSANGQLLPTVTEGDKQSTGAAELLGWWESKEKHCPGQVKDGKAACPDATTLALTIGDAWNGPAISSFLYGESTATVMGRMGFAASALGNHELDFGREQFQKNQQLGGFPFLAANLKVKDAALAKGWELPGFKVFERQGLKVGVVGLTPPKTVFTTMAGRADGLEIIPNEQALAEAVMGAQKAGAATIVVLADECPSALQPLVSQHPEWKVSLVAGGRCGQPTEPSQEGGTTYVSLGKGFGKYLRAPYVLDTSKPQGEQLQVEKPVLVDVTTGEVPVSANAELTQQLTDFKGRLDQVLGEQIGFTKKGLAQGSKELTAWVAGAIQQQLEADAVVLNRKGFREGLPAGKVTKGSVYSVLPFENSLMVVQLKGADLATQLGNPEAVFAGVTAAGKGKFKDAKGKPLDPAKTYKVATVEYLYFGGDGFEFEKLDAEPGETGMSWQTPVIEWTKAQASTEAKPLEKAVK, encoded by the coding sequence ATGCCTCCAGAGTCTGAGTCCAAGCCGGTGTCGCGCGGGATGAACCCGTGGCGCCGCGCTTCCGGTGTCCTCGCCCTGTCCCTGCTGGGCTCGCTCACCGGCTGCGAGAAGAATCCCCCGCCGCCGCCCGCCTCCAACACCCCCGCCCAGCCCACGCCGCCCCCGGCCGCGCCCAAGACGGTGACGCTGCTCATCACCGGCAGCGCCAACGGCCAGCTGCTGCCCACCGTCACCGAGGGCGACAAGCAGAGCACCGGCGCCGCGGAGCTGCTCGGCTGGTGGGAGTCCAAGGAGAAGCACTGTCCCGGTCAGGTCAAGGACGGCAAGGCGGCGTGCCCGGACGCGACCACGCTCGCGCTCACCATCGGTGACGCGTGGAACGGGCCGGCCATCTCCTCGTTCCTCTACGGCGAGTCCACCGCCACGGTGATGGGCCGCATGGGCTTCGCCGCCTCGGCGCTGGGCAACCACGAGCTGGACTTCGGGCGCGAGCAGTTCCAGAAGAACCAGCAGCTCGGGGGCTTTCCGTTCCTCGCGGCCAACCTCAAGGTGAAGGACGCGGCGCTGGCCAAGGGCTGGGAGCTGCCGGGCTTCAAGGTGTTCGAGCGCCAGGGCCTCAAGGTGGGCGTGGTGGGCCTCACGCCGCCCAAGACGGTGTTCACCACCATGGCGGGCCGCGCGGACGGACTGGAGATCATCCCCAACGAGCAGGCGCTCGCCGAGGCGGTGATGGGCGCGCAGAAGGCGGGCGCGGCCACCATCGTCGTGCTCGCGGACGAGTGCCCGAGCGCGCTGCAGCCGCTCGTGTCGCAGCACCCCGAGTGGAAGGTGTCGCTGGTGGCCGGTGGCCGCTGCGGCCAGCCCACCGAGCCGTCCCAGGAGGGCGGCACCACCTACGTGTCGCTGGGCAAGGGCTTCGGCAAGTACCTGCGCGCGCCCTACGTGCTGGACACCTCCAAGCCCCAGGGCGAGCAGCTCCAGGTGGAGAAGCCCGTGCTCGTGGACGTGACGACCGGCGAGGTGCCGGTGTCGGCCAACGCGGAGCTCACCCAGCAGCTCACCGACTTCAAGGGCCGACTGGATCAGGTGCTCGGCGAGCAGATCGGCTTCACGAAGAAGGGCCTGGCCCAGGGCTCCAAGGAGCTGACGGCCTGGGTGGCGGGCGCCATCCAGCAGCAGCTGGAGGCGGACGCGGTGGTGCTCAACCGCAAGGGCTTCCGCGAGGGCCTGCCGGCGGGCAAGGTGACCAAGGGCAGCGTGTACTCGGTGCTCCCGTTCGAGAACTCGCTGATGGTGGTGCAGCTCAAGGGCGCGGACCTGGCGACGCAGCTGGGCAACCCCGAGGCCGTGTTCGCGGGCGTCACCGCGGCGGGCAAGGGCAAGTTCAAGGACGCCAAGGGCAAGCCGCTGGATCCGGCCAAGACGTACAAGGTCGCCACGGTGGAGTACCTGTACTTCGGCGGTGACGGCTTTGAGTTCGAGAAGCTGGATGCCGAGCCGGGCGAGACGGGCATGTCCTGGCAGACGCCCGTCATCGAGTGGACCAAGGCCCAGGCCAGCACCGAGGCCAAGCCGCTGGAGAAGGCCGTCAAGTAG
- a CDS encoding Calx-beta domain-containing protein, with product MTALLRLPVVCLLGLLVTCPLLACTGGTDVAPPPPPPTDPEVGLTPRFVVSAVEGAPSEAGTQARFTVTLSDAPRSPVSVDLSSDRPEEGRVSPAGLTFTPDDWSTPRQVLVTGVDDALADGPQAFSIRFEPSQSDDVRFSGLGLPPLSLINADDDTAGIVLTEASGATSEDGTRATFTVVLTSQPRADVLLGLESSAPGEGRVEPRELRFTPDAWRVPQVVTVTGVDDDMADGPQGYAIVVQPARSEDPDYAGWTLSPVAFVNTDNDTVGLSLTPRSGETTEAGGQTPLTLVLDSRPTAAVTVHARSSHPGEGRVLPESLTFTPEDWRSPRTLVVTGVDDARADGDQPYTLTLTLTSDDATYAALPPAPVAMINRDDDTAGFSVGAVSGFTNEAGEQATFTVVLTSEPLAPVTLPLQSDDTTEGTLAVSELTFTPSNWFLPQTVVVTGVDDALADGVQLYTLTLGPSSSADPAYAGREPAPLTVSNRDNDVASITVSAVSGFTTEAGGQATFTVVLTSEPRAPVTLPLQSDDTTEGTLAVSELTFTPTDWATPQTVVVTGVDDALADADQPYLITFGLSASADPAYAGHRPGALRVFNRDNDTAGVQTGPVSGPTSEAGGQATFTLALTSEPTAPVTLRLQSNDTTEGTLPVTDFTFTPANWMTPQTVVITGVDDTLRDGDVAYRIIFSSVTSADPVYAALQPVSVPVTNLDNDTPGLHITSTGGPTEAGGKATVSISLAARPYTDVFLFVRSSNKAEATVSASPLEFSTTNWNVVQNVFIQGVDDLVADGDQPVSITFLVSTADSGYAALTPPPLNFVNLDNDVAGILVSAVSGTPTEKGGKASFTVTLRSQPRADVTIALSSTDETEGVLSRSSLVFTSSSWRFPQRVEVTGQDDEFADGSPPYAIVFAPSTSTDSVYAGLVPESLALGTTDDDTAGVLVSAPSGHTLETGASATFTVALTSRPFAPVTYTLDSSDPGEGVVSPSSFTITPDTWRLPRTVTVTGVDDALADGDQGYQVLFQAPSTPDATYAALPLAPVALVNQDDDSPGIFVTPLRATTHEDGGHAVLSARLLTPPTAPVTLHFDTSDPSEGVPDATHLTFTPTDWNQPRPIVVKGVRDLLADGDQPYQLLFSETTSGDPAYAGRVPPPVALSNRDATQTPAAWTSTFDSGLEGWSVTGTSATVGWNADNTPTSVPGGAVHAGARSLNYNNGVDYNDGADHSGSATSPVVHVGGVTAPQLTFWCNYQTEEEGTSYDQRFVRIHRREGAESVLVQQAQLSAHPSAAGACEAMGTWHTHTLDLDPAWGPVQVRFTFLTADGQFNNYAGWFVDDVTLRLKP from the coding sequence ATGACCGCCTTGCTTCGTCTTCCGGTTGTCTGTCTTCTGGGTCTGCTCGTGACCTGTCCGCTGCTGGCCTGCACGGGCGGCACGGATGTCGCGCCGCCGCCCCCTCCACCCACCGACCCCGAGGTCGGCCTCACGCCCCGCTTCGTGGTGAGCGCCGTCGAGGGCGCGCCCTCCGAAGCGGGTACCCAGGCGCGCTTCACCGTCACCCTGAGTGACGCGCCCCGGTCCCCGGTGTCGGTGGACCTGAGCTCGGATCGCCCGGAGGAAGGACGGGTGTCGCCCGCCGGGTTGACCTTCACCCCGGACGATTGGAGCACGCCCCGGCAGGTGCTCGTCACGGGCGTGGATGACGCCCTGGCGGACGGCCCCCAGGCGTTCTCCATCCGGTTCGAGCCCTCCCAGAGCGATGACGTCCGCTTCTCGGGCCTGGGCCTCCCGCCGCTCTCCCTGATCAACGCGGACGATGACACCGCGGGCATCGTCCTCACGGAGGCCAGCGGCGCGACGAGCGAGGACGGCACCCGGGCGACCTTCACCGTCGTGCTCACCAGCCAGCCGCGCGCGGACGTGCTGCTGGGCCTGGAGTCCTCGGCGCCCGGAGAGGGCCGCGTCGAGCCTCGGGAACTGCGCTTCACTCCGGACGCCTGGCGGGTGCCGCAGGTGGTGACCGTGACCGGCGTGGACGACGACATGGCGGACGGCCCCCAGGGCTATGCCATCGTCGTCCAGCCCGCGCGCAGCGAGGATCCCGACTACGCCGGGTGGACGCTCTCCCCCGTGGCGTTCGTCAACACGGACAACGACACCGTCGGGCTCTCCCTGACCCCGCGCTCCGGCGAGACGACCGAGGCGGGCGGCCAGACCCCGCTCACCCTCGTGCTCGACAGCCGTCCCACGGCGGCCGTGACGGTGCATGCGCGCTCGAGCCACCCAGGCGAGGGCCGGGTGTTGCCCGAGTCCCTGACGTTCACCCCGGAGGATTGGCGGAGCCCCCGGACCCTCGTCGTCACCGGCGTGGACGACGCGCGCGCGGACGGGGACCAGCCCTACACCCTCACCCTCACCCTGACGAGCGACGACGCCACGTACGCCGCGCTCCCGCCGGCCCCGGTGGCGATGATCAACCGCGATGACGACACCGCGGGCTTCAGTGTCGGCGCCGTCAGCGGCTTCACGAACGAGGCGGGCGAACAGGCCACCTTCACCGTGGTGCTCACCTCCGAGCCCCTGGCGCCCGTCACGCTGCCCCTCCAGTCCGACGACACGACCGAGGGCACGCTCGCCGTCTCCGAGCTCACCTTCACGCCCTCCAACTGGTTCCTCCCCCAGACGGTGGTGGTCACCGGCGTGGATGACGCCCTCGCGGATGGCGTCCAGCTCTACACCCTCACCCTGGGACCCTCGTCCAGCGCCGATCCCGCCTATGCCGGACGCGAGCCCGCCCCGCTGACCGTGAGCAACCGGGACAACGACGTCGCGAGCATCACCGTCAGCGCGGTCAGCGGGTTCACGACCGAGGCGGGTGGACAGGCCACCTTCACGGTGGTGCTCACCTCCGAGCCCCGGGCGCCCGTCACGCTGCCCCTCCAGTCCGATGACACGACCGAGGGCACGCTCGCCGTCTCCGAGCTCACGTTCACGCCCACGGACTGGGCCACGCCCCAGACGGTCGTCGTCACCGGCGTGGATGACGCCCTCGCGGATGCGGACCAGCCCTACCTCATCACCTTCGGTCTTTCCGCCAGCGCGGATCCCGCCTATGCCGGACACCGGCCCGGCGCATTGAGGGTGTTCAACCGGGACAACGACACCGCGGGCGTCCAGACCGGACCCGTCAGTGGCCCCACGAGCGAGGCGGGTGGGCAGGCCACCTTCACCCTGGCGCTCACCTCCGAGCCCACCGCCCCCGTCACCCTTCGGCTCCAGTCCAATGACACGACCGAGGGCACGCTCCCCGTCACGGACTTCACCTTCACGCCCGCCAACTGGATGACGCCCCAGACCGTGGTCATCACCGGTGTGGACGACACCCTGCGGGACGGCGATGTGGCCTACCGCATCATCTTCTCGTCCGTCACCAGCGCGGATCCCGTCTACGCGGCGCTCCAGCCTGTCTCCGTGCCCGTCACCAACCTGGACAACGACACGCCTGGCCTCCACATCACGTCCACGGGAGGGCCCACGGAAGCTGGAGGAAAAGCCACCGTGTCCATCTCGCTCGCGGCCAGGCCCTACACCGATGTCTTCCTCTTCGTCCGGTCGAGCAACAAGGCCGAGGCGACCGTGAGCGCGTCGCCCCTGGAATTCAGCACCACCAATTGGAACGTGGTCCAGAACGTGTTCATCCAGGGGGTGGACGATCTCGTCGCGGATGGAGATCAACCCGTCTCCATCACCTTCCTGGTGTCGACCGCGGACTCGGGCTACGCCGCCTTGACACCGCCCCCCTTGAACTTCGTCAACCTGGACAACGACGTGGCGGGCATCCTCGTCAGCGCGGTGAGCGGCACGCCCACCGAGAAGGGCGGCAAGGCGTCCTTCACCGTCACCCTGCGTTCCCAGCCGCGCGCCGACGTGACGATCGCCCTGTCCAGCACGGACGAGACCGAGGGCGTGCTCTCCAGGAGCAGCCTCGTCTTCACCTCGTCCTCGTGGAGGTTCCCCCAGCGCGTCGAGGTCACGGGCCAGGACGACGAGTTCGCGGATGGCAGTCCACCCTACGCCATCGTGTTCGCGCCCAGCACGAGCACCGATTCCGTCTACGCGGGCCTCGTCCCGGAGAGTCTGGCCCTCGGCACCACGGATGACGACACCGCGGGCGTCCTCGTGAGTGCCCCGAGCGGCCACACCCTGGAGACGGGCGCCAGCGCCACCTTCACCGTGGCGCTCACCTCGCGGCCCTTCGCGCCCGTCACGTACACCCTCGACTCGTCGGACCCCGGCGAGGGCGTGGTCTCTCCGTCGAGCTTCACCATCACCCCCGACACCTGGCGCCTGCCCCGGACGGTGACCGTCACCGGCGTGGACGATGCGCTCGCGGATGGGGATCAGGGCTACCAGGTCCTCTTCCAGGCGCCCTCGACCCCGGATGCCACCTACGCCGCGCTCCCCCTGGCCCCGGTGGCGCTCGTCAACCAGGACGACGACTCCCCGGGCATCTTCGTCACGCCCCTCCGGGCCACCACCCACGAGGACGGCGGCCATGCCGTCCTCTCCGCGCGCCTGCTCACCCCCCCCACCGCGCCCGTCACCCTCCACTTCGACACCAGTGACCCCTCCGAGGGGGTGCCCGACGCCACGCACCTCACCTTCACGCCCACGGACTGGAACCAGCCCCGGCCCATCGTGGTCAAGGGGGTGCGCGACCTGCTGGCCGATGGCGACCAGCCCTACCAGCTGCTCTTCTCCGAGACGACGAGCGGGGACCCCGCGTACGCCGGACGCGTGCCGCCCCCGGTGGCGCTGAGCAACCGGGACGCCACGCAGACCCCCGCCGCGTGGACCTCCACGTTCGACTCCGGCCTCGAGGGCTGGAGCGTCACGGGCACCAGCGCCACGGTGGGCTGGAACGCGGACAACACCCCCACGTCCGTCCCGGGAGGCGCCGTGCACGCGGGCGCCCGGAGCCTGAACTACAACAACGGCGTGGACTACAACGACGGCGCCGACCACTCCGGCTCGGCCACCAGTCCCGTCGTCCATGTCGGCGGCGTGACCGCGCCCCAGCTGACCTTCTGGTGCAACTACCAGACGGAGGAGGAGGGCACGAGCTACGACCAGCGCTTCGTGCGCATCCACCGGCGCGAGGGGGCGGAGAGTGTGCTGGTGCAGCAGGCGCAGCTGTCCGCGCACCCCTCCGCCGCGGGCGCGTGCGAGGCGATGGGCACCTGGCACACCCACACGCTCGACCTGGATCCCGCCTGGGGGCCCGTCCAGGTGCGCTTCACCTTCCTGACCGCGGATGGCCAGTTCAACAACTACGCCGGCTGGTTCGTCGACGACGTCACGCTGCGCCTGAAGCCGTGA